From Candoia aspera isolate rCanAsp1 chromosome 4, rCanAsp1.hap2, whole genome shotgun sequence, a single genomic window includes:
- the LOC134496967 gene encoding vomeronasal type-2 receptor 26-like, translating into MWLGPAQDAEQSSSKESFGIVAALCPEACAVGKLHLIKHKYFLSGDFIMAGILSQFYMISDPMSFTRHPSEELVDELIYFMARWTYFASMELLSTRGRFIPNYKCDAKDWAVSVIAGPTSHICPFMANVLNVYKMPQLIYGSSPMIDDKIQAAFFHRFFPNGDQQIMGILQLLLYLRWTWIGLIFQRNESGERFIQNGVALFSQKGICFDFMQEMAKETFSNDIAGTFKDFLKMYMIIMKSTANVIILYCENQVTAIFRMVPYFTEFEETAIKRKDKVWIIPAQMEFTSVPFQRMLVMDSFHGVINFAVSSKEISGFNKFLQMRNPTSEEDHLLRVFWEKVFECSFPQDEFDEDNGQLCTGEEKLEKLPKSVFDTTMTGQSYSIYNAVYAVAHALTAMFSSKSKHRARANSGRLIILNQETWQLHHYLRTISFNNTAGEKVSFNENGDLETGFDIFNWVTFPNQTFVKVKVGRIDPVASPDKLLTISAQDIIWPTTFNQVLPLSVCNDNCYSGYSKMKIEGKPFCCYDCLPCAKGKISNQMDAVDCFQCSEYEYPNKAQNLCILKQTTFLTYNEPLGLTLATVSLSFSCITALVLGIFIKQQDTPIVKANNRNLTYILLIVLLLSFLCSLLFVGQPDQVKCLMRQTAFGITFSIALSCILGKTTIVVLAFMATKPGSQMRKWVGKRLANTIVVSCSLAQFTICVVWLAISPPFPDSDMHSMAEEIVLQCSEGSTTMFYTVLSFLGFLTAVSFTVAFLARKLPDSFNEAKFITFSMLVFCSVWISFVPTYLSTKGKYMVAVEIFSILASAAGLLGCIFFPKCYLIILRPDLNRKEQLIKKQS; encoded by the exons atgtggttgggcccagcaCAGGATGCCGAGCAGTCCAGCTCAAAGGAAAGCTTTGGCATTGTGGCGGCGCTTTGCCCTGAAG CATGTGCTGTGGGGAAACTTCACCTTATTAAGCACAAGTATTTTCTCTCAGGGGATTTCATAATGGCCGGCATCCTATCTCAGTTCTACATGATATCTGATCCAATGAGTTTCACAAGGCATCCATCTGAAGAACTGGTTGACGAGCTCAT TTATTTCATGGCCAGGTGGACCTACTTTGCTTCAATGGAGCTTCTCTCAACACGGGGCAGGTTCATCCCCAATTATAAGTGTGATGCCAAGGACTGGGCAGTATCTGTTATTGCAGGACCTACCTCTCACATCTGTCCCTTCATGGCAAACGTTTTGAATGTCTACAAGATGCCCCAG cTCATATATGGATCTTCTCCAATGATAGATGACAAGATACAGGCAGCTTTCTTTCATCGTTTTTTCCCAAATGGTGACCAACAGATCATGGGTATTCTCCAGTTGCTTTTGTACTTAAGGTGGACTTGGATTGGGCTAATTTTCCAACGAAATGAGAGTGGAGAGAGGTTCATACAAAATGGTGTTGCTTTGTTTTCCCAGAAAGGTATCTGCTTTGACTTCATGCAAGAGATGGCCAAGGAAACATTTTCTAATGATATTGCAGGcacatttaaagattttcttaAAATGTACATGATTATCATGAAGAGCACTGCAAATGTTATTATCCTATATTGTGAAAACCAGGTCACTGCCATTTTTAGAATGGTGCCCTATTTTACAGAATTTGAAGAGACAGCAATTAAGAGAAAAGATAAAGTTTGGATAATTCCAGCCCAGATGGAGTTTACATCAGTTCCCTTTCAAAGAATGCTGGTTATGGACTCCTTCCATGGTGTTATAAATTTTGCAGTTTCTTCCAAGGAGATCTCTGGATTCAATAAATTCCTTCAGATGAGAAACCCAACTTCAGAAGAAGACCATTTACTGAGAGTGTTTTGGGAAAAGGTTTTTGAATGTTCTTTTCCTCAAGATGAGTTCGATGAAGATAATGGACAGCTgtgcactggagaagagaagcttGAAAAGCTTCCTAAGTCTGTCTTTGACACCACCATGACTGGGCAGAGCTACAGCATCTATAATGCAGTCTATGCGGTGGCACATGCTTTGACAGCCATGTTTTCATCCAAATCCAAACACAGAGCAAGGGCAAACAGTGGGAGACTGATTATTCTCAATCAAGAAACATGGCAG CTCCATCACTATTTGAGAACCATCTCATTCAATAACACCGCAGGAGAGAAAGTTTCCTTTAATGAAAATGGGGACCTAGagactggatttgatattttcaactgggtcacattcccaaaccagacCTTTGTTAAAGTCAAAGTTGGAAGGATAGACCCAGTAGCTTCACCAGATAAGCTTCTCACCATTTCTGCACAGGACATCATCTGGCCCACTACGTTTAACCAG GTTCTACCTCTTTCTGTATGCAATGACAATTGTTATTCAGGCTACAGTAAGATGAAAatagaagggaagccattttgctgttATGATTGCCTTCCATGCGCAAAAGGGAAAATTTCAAACCAGATGG atgcaGTTGATTGCTTCCAATGTTCAGAATATGAATATCCAAACAAAGCTCAAAATCTTTGCATTCTAAAACAAACAACTTTTCTGACTTACAATGAGCCACTGGGACTCACCTTGGCCACTGTGAGTCTCTCCTTTTCATGCATCACTGCTTTGGTGCTGGGGATCTTCATTAAACAGCAGGACACCcccatagtcaaagccaacaacaggaacctcacctacattctcctcaTTGTTCTCCTGCTCTCTTTCCTTTGCAGTTTGCTCTTTGTTGGGCAACCTGaccaagtgaaatgtctcatgcgacAAACCGCCTTTGGTATCACCTTCTCTATAGCCCTTTCTTGTATACTGGGAAAAACAACCATAGTggttcttgctttcatggccaccaagccaggctcccaaatgaggaaatgggtggggaaaaggctggCCAACACTATTGTTGTATCTTGCTCCTTAGCACAATTCACCATTTGTGTAGTGTGGTTGGCAATTTcccccccattcccagattcagACATGCACtccatggctgaagaaattgtcctgcaATGTAGTGAAGGCTCAACCACtatgttttatactgtccttAGTTTTCTGGGGTTCTTGACTGCTGTCAGCTTCACAGTAGCTTTCCTAGCCAGGAAGTTAcctgacagctttaatgaagccaaatttatcaccttcagcatgttggtcttttgtagtgtctggatatcatttgttcccacctatcTGAGTACGAAGGGCAAATACATGGTGGCGGTGGAGATCTTCTCtattttggcttctgcagctggattactaggctgcatctttttccccaaatgctatctCATTATTCTGAGACCTGATTTGAATAGAAAGGAACAATTAATAAAGAAACAATCCTGA